One region of Bacillus horti genomic DNA includes:
- a CDS encoding rhomboid family intramembrane serine protease has product MFIRNERSIKEFMRLYPIVSWIVMINTAIFLLIQVLPFNTIMLWGLGYNGLIAQGEYWRILTPIFMHASVGHFVFNTFSLIIFGPALERILNKFKFTIIYLLTGIIGNIGTFVFEGPTYSHLGASGAIYGLLGVYFFMRFLRKDLIDPGSAQIVIIILIIGAAYTVISPTINLLAHLFGFVGGALLAPLFLPKERRRYL; this is encoded by the coding sequence TTGTTTATCCGTAATGAAAGAAGCATCAAAGAATTTATGAGACTTTACCCCATCGTATCATGGATTGTGATGATAAATACAGCGATCTTTTTACTGATTCAAGTTCTACCCTTTAACACAATAATGCTTTGGGGACTTGGATACAATGGGCTGATTGCTCAGGGTGAATATTGGAGGATTTTAACACCCATATTTATGCATGCCAGTGTAGGACACTTTGTATTTAATACATTCTCTCTTATTATTTTTGGCCCTGCCTTAGAACGTATACTTAACAAATTCAAGTTTACAATTATCTATTTGCTAACGGGGATTATTGGTAATATAGGAACCTTTGTATTCGAGGGTCCCACGTATAGTCATTTAGGGGCTTCTGGAGCAATCTACGGGCTACTTGGAGTGTATTTCTTTATGAGGTTCCTGCGGAAGGATTTGATTGACCCAGGGTCAGCACAGATTGTCATCATCATTTTAATTATTGGTGCAGCGTATACCGTTATTTCTCCTACTATTAACCTCCTTGCTCACTTATTTGGTTTTGTTGGTGGTGCATTGTTAGCTCCTCTTTTCTTGCCTAAAGAAAGACGTAGATATTTATAG
- the acpS gene encoding holo-ACP synthase produces MIIGIGIDIIELERMSNLTEQQQEKLVHRILTEEERVIWGSLSRKRQIEFIAGRFAAKEALSKALGTGIGAQFSLQDVSILSQSSGAPVLHWHDNRHADHIFHLSISHSEHYAVAQVIIEQQNI; encoded by the coding sequence ATGATTATAGGTATAGGCATAGATATCATTGAGCTTGAGAGAATGAGTAATCTCACTGAACAACAACAAGAGAAGCTTGTTCACAGAATCCTTACTGAGGAAGAAAGAGTGATTTGGGGCTCCCTTTCGAGAAAACGACAGATAGAATTTATAGCAGGTAGATTTGCAGCAAAGGAAGCTCTTTCTAAAGCTCTTGGTACAGGTATAGGAGCTCAATTTTCATTACAGGATGTCTCCATCCTCTCACAAAGCTCTGGAGCACCTGTCCTACATTGGCATGATAACAGACATGCAGATCATATCTTTCATTTAAGTATCTCACACAGCGAACACTATGCTGTAGCTCAGGTTATTATAGAACAACAAAATATCTAG
- a CDS encoding LolA family protein produces MKKRILLISLLTLLAIVLVACGGKGEEDVVGDLADQLNAMQSYKAEANLVLNTGQEPLDYTVEVWHKKPEYYRIALTNKERGITQIILKNDDGVFVLTPHLNKSFRFQSDWPQSQGQVYLYESLIKDILADTNRKFSTEGNNFVFDVAANYQNKVLSHQKIALDRELKPVKLEVSDANFNVLVSVDYTSFESNPTFEEDAFEMKRNMESALIDSIPTMAEEQEQNQGSFGTYYPSYLPTNVELVEEEEVQVHGIPRVILRYAGNYHFNLIQERPQAKDVSMQVGDIIDLGFTVGVMGDGNLAWTYEGVDFLISSDNLPEEEMAAIAQSLMGQSNK; encoded by the coding sequence ATGAAGAAACGAATTCTTCTTATATCTTTACTGACCCTATTAGCCATCGTTCTAGTGGCCTGTGGAGGTAAAGGAGAAGAAGATGTGGTCGGAGACCTGGCTGACCAGTTAAATGCTATGCAGAGCTACAAAGCGGAGGCTAACCTAGTGTTGAACACAGGACAGGAGCCTCTGGATTACACAGTGGAGGTTTGGCATAAAAAGCCTGAATACTATCGAATTGCGCTAACAAACAAGGAGAGAGGAATCACACAGATTATCTTAAAAAATGATGATGGAGTTTTTGTCCTCACCCCACATCTGAATAAGAGCTTTCGTTTCCAAAGTGACTGGCCACAAAGCCAAGGGCAGGTTTACCTCTATGAGTCATTAATTAAAGATATCTTGGCAGATACGAACCGTAAGTTCAGTACAGAAGGAAATAATTTTGTGTTTGACGTGGCAGCTAATTATCAGAATAAGGTGCTTTCCCATCAGAAAATCGCATTAGATAGGGAGCTTAAGCCCGTAAAGCTGGAAGTTTCAGATGCTAATTTCAATGTGCTGGTATCAGTGGACTACACAAGCTTCGAATCTAATCCTACGTTTGAGGAGGATGCTTTTGAAATGAAGCGTAATATGGAAAGTGCGCTCATTGATTCCATCCCAACAATGGCTGAGGAGCAAGAACAGAACCAGGGAAGCTTTGGTACTTACTACCCAAGCTATCTCCCGACAAATGTAGAATTAGTGGAGGAAGAGGAAGTTCAGGTACATGGCATTCCTAGAGTAATCCTTCGTTATGCCGGAAACTACCATTTCAATCTCATTCAGGAACGTCCGCAAGCAAAGGATGTAAGCATGCAGGTTGGCGATATTATTGATCTCGGCTTCACTGTCGGGGTTATGGGTGATGGAAATTTAGCTTGGACCTATGAAGGTGTAGATTTCCTCATAAGCAGTGACAACCTACCAGAGGAAGAAATGGCTGCGATAGCTCAGTCTTTAATGGGGCAATCGAATAAATAA
- the alr gene encoding alanine racemase, whose amino-acid sequence MQTRGLYRKTWAEIDLGAIAHNVSFYREHISQDKELMAVVKANGYGHGAVPVAKEALAAGATWLGVALLEEALEIREAGIDAPILQFGYCAEEGVPIAQKYRITISFNDVEALQRALPYIDQDAPELLFHLKLDTGMGRMGLSGEGELNRFISDYQQAKNKKVNVKWQGVYTHFATADEHDLSYTNNQQKIFQDYLALVKKANILVPYIHDANSAATAIFPEIVTTNLVRVGISMYGLHPSMGMKESFPFPLKPALSLHTRLSHVKQAKEGAGISYGVTYKTEQESWIGTLPIGYADGWSRGLSNQSYALIQGRRVKQVGRICMDQCMLLLDQYYPRDEKVTLIGRQGDQEISIDEVAQLLGTINYEISCRLHPRVPRIYYKYGERLPF is encoded by the coding sequence ATGCAAACGAGAGGGCTGTATAGAAAAACATGGGCAGAGATAGATTTAGGAGCAATAGCGCACAATGTATCTTTTTATAGAGAACATATTAGTCAAGACAAGGAGCTTATGGCCGTTGTAAAAGCAAATGGCTATGGACATGGAGCAGTTCCTGTCGCCAAGGAAGCTTTAGCAGCAGGAGCTACATGGCTAGGTGTTGCTCTATTAGAGGAAGCATTAGAGATAAGAGAAGCAGGAATAGATGCTCCAATATTACAATTTGGCTATTGTGCAGAAGAAGGAGTTCCTATAGCACAAAAGTATCGAATTACCATCTCCTTCAATGATGTAGAAGCATTGCAAAGAGCTCTGCCGTATATCGATCAAGATGCACCAGAATTACTCTTTCATCTGAAGCTTGATACAGGAATGGGACGTATGGGTTTAAGTGGAGAAGGAGAACTCAACCGCTTTATCAGCGACTATCAGCAGGCTAAAAATAAGAAAGTGAATGTTAAGTGGCAGGGTGTGTATACACATTTTGCTACAGCAGATGAGCACGATCTATCCTACACCAACAATCAACAAAAAATATTTCAGGATTACCTTGCCTTGGTAAAGAAAGCAAATATCTTAGTACCATATATCCATGATGCTAATAGCGCAGCAACAGCAATTTTTCCAGAAATTGTTACGACTAATTTAGTCCGAGTAGGAATAAGTATGTATGGACTACATCCTTCAATGGGGATGAAAGAGTCATTTCCTTTCCCCTTAAAACCTGCTCTTTCCTTGCATACTCGTCTAAGTCATGTCAAACAGGCCAAAGAAGGTGCAGGTATAAGCTATGGGGTTACGTATAAAACAGAGCAGGAAAGCTGGATTGGGACGCTTCCAATTGGATATGCGGATGGTTGGAGTAGGGGCTTATCTAACCAGTCCTACGCTTTAATACAGGGGAGAAGGGTAAAACAGGTGGGTAGGATATGCATGGATCAATGTATGCTGTTACTGGATCAGTATTATCCTCGTGACGAGAAAGTGACCTTAATTGGAAGGCAAGGAGACCAAGAGATTAGTATAGATGAAGTAGCCCAGCTTTTAGGGACAATAAATTATGAAATTTCTTGTCGTCTGCATCCTAGAGTTCCTAGAATATATTACAAGTACGGTGAACGGTTGCCTTTCTAA
- a CDS encoding CopG family ribbon-helix-helix protein, whose translation MISIPQHLLQEVDGVVEKENSNRSELIRQAMKMYLTERKKRHIREIMKKGYMEMANINLNMASEAFLAEEEADLTLDRLVSGV comes from the coding sequence ATGATTAGTATTCCCCAGCATTTGTTACAAGAGGTGGATGGTGTCGTGGAAAAAGAAAACTCAAACCGCAGCGAATTAATTAGGCAAGCCATGAAAATGTATCTTACAGAGCGTAAAAAAAGGCATATTCGCGAAATTATGAAAAAAGGCTATATGGAAATGGCGAACATTAATTTGAATATGGCTTCTGAGGCTTTTTTGGCTGAAGAGGAAGCAGATCTTACCTTAGACCGCTTAGTAAGCGGGGTGTAA
- a CDS encoding type II toxin-antitoxin system PemK/MazF family toxin yields the protein MIVKRGDVYFADLSPVVGSEQGGVRPVLIVQNDIGNRFSPTVIVAAITAQIQKAKLPTHVEINAKDYDFDRDSVILLEQIRTIDKQRLTDKITHLDEAMMAKVDEAIQISLGLIDF from the coding sequence TTGATTGTAAAGCGTGGCGATGTTTATTTCGCGGATTTATCACCTGTAGTAGGATCGGAGCAGGGTGGTGTTCGCCCGGTATTAATCGTACAAAATGATATTGGCAACCGATTTAGTCCCACAGTCATCGTCGCAGCGATTACAGCTCAGATTCAGAAGGCTAAGCTACCAACTCACGTTGAAATCAATGCGAAGGATTATGACTTTGATCGCGATTCAGTCATTCTGTTAGAGCAAATTAGAACGATTGATAAGCAGAGATTAACAGATAAGATTACTCATCTTGATGAAGCCATGATGGCTAAAGTAGACGAGGCCATACAAATTAGTTTAGGATTAATAGATTTTTAA
- a CDS encoding AAA family ATPase — MNQVNDKQAKLIKLQENMNQVIVGKKDMIDTLIIAILANGHVLLEDVPGTGKTVMAKTLAKSLEGEFKRIQFTPDVLPSDVTGINFYNPREQQFELRLGPIHTNILLADEINRATPRSQSSLLEAMEERQVTIDGQTIPMPNPFFVIATQNPVESQGTFPLPEAQMDRFLMKLSLGYPELQEEREILQRFRKEQPLATLSSAITVQELQDMQEEVKDVFINEDVETYLLQIVRATREHAQVEVGISPRGTLAIMRAAQAKAYMEQRSFVIPDDIQSLAPKVLAHRLMLSLDAQLHVTEHDVLQEIINEVAVPLEEVGGR; from the coding sequence ATGAATCAAGTTAATGACAAACAAGCAAAGCTGATTAAATTACAGGAAAATATGAACCAAGTTATTGTTGGGAAGAAGGACATGATCGATACATTAATTATCGCCATATTAGCTAATGGACATGTGCTCTTAGAGGATGTACCCGGAACAGGGAAAACGGTCATGGCTAAGACGTTGGCAAAGTCATTAGAGGGAGAGTTTAAAAGAATACAATTTACTCCAGACGTATTGCCCTCAGATGTAACAGGCATTAACTTTTATAATCCTAGGGAGCAGCAATTTGAGCTTCGTCTAGGACCCATCCATACGAATATTTTGTTAGCTGATGAAATTAATCGTGCTACTCCAAGATCTCAGTCGAGCTTATTAGAAGCCATGGAGGAGAGGCAAGTGACAATCGATGGTCAGACGATCCCGATGCCTAACCCTTTTTTTGTTATAGCTACTCAAAACCCTGTAGAGTCTCAAGGGACGTTTCCTCTACCAGAAGCGCAGATGGACAGGTTCCTGATGAAGCTAAGCTTAGGGTATCCAGAGCTACAGGAGGAAAGAGAAATTCTACAGCGCTTTAGGAAGGAGCAGCCTCTAGCTACACTAAGTTCAGCAATAACCGTTCAGGAATTACAAGATATGCAGGAAGAAGTAAAGGATGTTTTTATTAACGAGGATGTAGAGACGTATCTCTTACAGATTGTTCGTGCTACTAGGGAGCATGCCCAAGTTGAAGTGGGGATTAGTCCAAGGGGAACGTTGGCTATCATGCGTGCAGCTCAAGCTAAGGCTTACATGGAGCAGCGTAGCTTTGTGATTCCAGATGATATCCAAAGCCTGGCTCCAAAGGTTCTAGCTCACCGTCTAATGCTAAGTTTAGATGCGCAGCTACATGTCACTGAACATGATGTTTTACAAGAGATCATCAATGAGGTGGCTGTTCCGCTAGAAGAGGTAGGAGGCAGATGA
- a CDS encoding DUF58 domain-containing protein has protein sequence MIQTRVRHERNTRFYWITSLAAPIVIFGAIFGADFLFLLGLLLFAITLTVFFYLSYVHKPVDMEIEWNLHRLFPGEKATLSLQLKNNGNLPIQGKWSFKLQNKLELDAFGYPGEVHNQYESTFTLHKQEAISYKFEAVAKKRGIVQLHELITDFNDPFILGSVKKEFILPRDELLIYPKVVPVVGVDQLERTPMGERSVNRFTHEDPTYIVGARTYQNGDPFQRIDWKTTARKQELHTKLLDRTAHTELVVVGNVRSQEERWMGMNEELIERAISAVASICHHAAVKSIPYQVLLNMRPMNQKAVYQIKTGEGPKHLSYTLENLAQVNIFSTLSFEGAVYHGYQNYTEGKIFILITPYLSDSLNTLIERMAREGIPLYIIQTEKEGFVLQKVGREMKRYA, from the coding sequence ATGATTCAAACACGTGTAAGGCATGAACGAAATACACGATTCTACTGGATTACCTCATTAGCTGCCCCAATCGTTATTTTTGGAGCTATATTTGGAGCAGATTTTCTTTTTTTGTTAGGGCTACTTCTTTTTGCGATTACACTCACAGTCTTTTTTTATCTGAGTTACGTCCATAAGCCTGTTGACATGGAAATAGAATGGAATCTGCATCGGTTATTCCCTGGTGAGAAGGCTACATTATCCCTCCAGCTTAAAAATAATGGGAATCTCCCCATTCAAGGGAAATGGTCCTTCAAATTGCAGAATAAGCTTGAGTTAGATGCGTTTGGTTATCCAGGAGAAGTGCATAACCAATATGAGTCTACGTTTACTTTGCACAAACAAGAAGCAATATCTTATAAATTTGAAGCGGTAGCTAAGAAAAGAGGAATTGTACAGCTTCATGAGCTCATAACAGATTTTAACGATCCTTTTATATTAGGAAGTGTAAAGAAAGAGTTTATCCTGCCTAGAGATGAATTGCTCATATATCCAAAGGTAGTGCCTGTTGTGGGAGTCGATCAATTAGAGCGTACCCCTATGGGAGAACGATCGGTGAATCGATTTACTCACGAGGATCCAACGTATATTGTTGGCGCTAGAACGTATCAAAACGGGGATCCATTTCAGCGAATTGATTGGAAAACAACAGCGCGAAAACAAGAGTTACATACGAAGCTTCTAGATCGAACAGCCCACACGGAGCTAGTGGTTGTGGGGAATGTACGGTCACAGGAGGAGCGCTGGATGGGGATGAATGAAGAACTGATCGAGCGAGCGATTAGTGCTGTGGCCTCTATCTGTCATCACGCTGCAGTCAAGAGCATCCCTTATCAGGTTCTCTTAAATATGAGACCCATGAATCAAAAGGCCGTGTATCAAATAAAGACAGGAGAAGGACCAAAGCATCTATCTTACACGTTAGAGAACCTTGCCCAAGTTAATATATTTTCAACACTTTCCTTTGAGGGTGCTGTTTATCATGGTTATCAGAACTATACGGAGGGCAAAATCTTTATTTTAATCACACCGTATTTATCAGACTCCTTAAATACTTTAATAGAGAGGATGGCGCGTGAAGGCATCCCCTTATATATCATTCAGACAGAAAAAGAAGGTTTTGTGTTACAAAAAGTAGGGAGAGAGATGAAGCGTTATGCTTAA
- a CDS encoding STAS domain-containing protein: MEASIIQFIRDNKDGLIEKWLKEIQAYRQEHRLQHMSNDRYDAMNEAFIRVLADSYVSEDNPLLHIENFANEQIQQGWPLQHLTKGLQVFKKVLIEELSQDKEIQSSPVNIYSEVQRWVDPVIDQLITLYTGSWEKVDTLQKLALKELTAPLIPVFEGISVMPLVGTIDTDRAKLIMENLLSGVIKFESQVVLIDITGVPVVDTMVAHHLIQASDAVRLVGSEAILVGIRPEIAQTIVNLGIQLGKFRTTSSLRKGMAEALAMTNRKIVDLKEGASDDE, from the coding sequence ATGGAAGCTAGTATTATCCAATTTATTCGGGACAATAAAGATGGACTGATCGAGAAATGGTTGAAGGAAATACAAGCATATAGACAGGAGCATCGCTTGCAGCATATGTCGAATGATCGCTACGATGCAATGAATGAAGCGTTTATACGTGTATTGGCAGATAGCTATGTGAGTGAAGACAACCCTCTATTGCATATCGAAAATTTTGCGAATGAGCAAATCCAGCAAGGGTGGCCTTTGCAGCATTTAACTAAAGGGCTGCAGGTTTTTAAGAAAGTATTGATTGAAGAGCTATCTCAAGATAAGGAGATCCAAAGCTCACCTGTTAATATTTATAGCGAGGTGCAACGTTGGGTTGATCCTGTGATTGATCAGCTAATTACCCTGTATACGGGATCATGGGAAAAGGTTGACACCTTACAAAAACTAGCTCTAAAGGAGCTAACTGCTCCATTAATTCCTGTATTCGAAGGGATTAGTGTTATGCCGTTAGTTGGTACGATTGATACCGACCGTGCTAAATTAATTATGGAAAATCTTTTATCCGGTGTGATTAAGTTTGAATCTCAGGTTGTACTCATTGACATTACAGGAGTGCCTGTAGTAGATACAATGGTAGCGCATCACTTGATCCAAGCCTCAGACGCTGTACGATTAGTAGGATCTGAAGCGATTCTAGTAGGGATTCGACCTGAAATTGCGCAGACAATCGTGAATCTTGGTATTCAGCTAGGGAAATTTAGAACCACTAGTTCCTTGAGGAAAGGGATGGCTGAAGCTCTGGCCATGACCAATCGTAAAATTGTAGATTTAAAAGAGGGTGCTAGCGATGATGAATAG
- a CDS encoding STAS domain-containing protein, with the protein MNRIPILKLEQYLLASIQIELDDQTALSFQEDLLNRIRDTGAKGVVIDLTSVTLIDSFIAKVLGDVIQMADLMGAKVVITGIRPAVAITLIDLGISMEGVLTALNLEQGLSKLKQELEG; encoded by the coding sequence ATGAATAGAATACCTATTTTGAAGCTAGAACAATATCTTTTAGCTTCTATTCAAATTGAGTTAGATGACCAAACCGCTCTATCCTTTCAGGAGGATTTGTTAAATAGGATACGAGATACTGGAGCTAAAGGGGTAGTCATTGACCTTACCTCTGTAACTCTAATTGATAGTTTTATTGCTAAAGTGCTAGGTGATGTGATCCAAATGGCAGATTTAATGGGAGCCAAAGTTGTCATCACTGGAATTAGACCAGCGGTAGCGATTACTTTAATAGACTTAGGCATTTCAATGGAGGGTGTCCTTACAGCGCTTAATTTAGAGCAAGGGTTATCCAAGCTGAAACAGGAATTGGAGGGCTAA
- a CDS encoding anti-sigma regulatory factor, translating into MSDQSSCVEVEAELDIVAARQSGRTMAKEMGFGEVDQARIATAISELARNIYLYAKKGVIIISIIQEGGRIGLRIQASDNGPGISDLQQVLQDGFTTSGGLGAGLPGVKRLMDTFEITSEVGNGTEIISIKWLR; encoded by the coding sequence GTGAGCGACCAATCATCCTGTGTTGAAGTGGAGGCTGAACTAGATATTGTTGCAGCAAGACAATCTGGGAGGACAATGGCCAAGGAAATGGGCTTCGGAGAAGTCGATCAGGCCAGAATAGCGACGGCTATCTCAGAACTAGCGAGAAATATTTACCTATATGCTAAAAAAGGCGTTATTATAATATCTATTATTCAGGAAGGTGGTCGTATAGGTTTACGCATACAAGCAAGTGATAATGGACCAGGGATAAGTGACCTCCAACAGGTATTGCAGGATGGATTTACTACATCAGGAGGATTAGGCGCAGGTCTACCAGGAGTTAAGCGTCTGATGGATACATTCGAAATTACTTCAGAGGTAGGCAATGGAACCGAAATTATATCAATTAAGTGGTTAAGGTAG
- a CDS encoding PP2C family protein-serine/threonine phosphatase: protein MDKQTKEKKVSDRYAQMLHQYIQHGSEDALYNAQQLSKSMIDKGVSPEEIVGFHIESIKKDFLNIQPEVLQSFDFLLEIMIGYGIQYREHVSLREKQIQLQSEIEIAAKMQQTLLPPIPSSIPSDLELGICSVAAKRMSGDYYHVFVDNSGYLCLAVADIIGKGIPAALCMSLIKYAIESLVDHPLDPHTLLSSINRVVEKNIDINMFVTMVYGTYCFSDHVFRYASAGHEPSLYYSAQDDQFYDLEAKGPVLGLTHEATYQEQSIEVQPNDIIILFTDGLTEIRVEEERFIERDEIKELFNEYKHLPAQEMADSIHKQLLKLSDFELQDDQTIVVIKRSA, encoded by the coding sequence GTGGATAAACAAACAAAAGAAAAAAAAGTTAGTGATCGGTATGCTCAAATGCTTCACCAATATATCCAGCATGGTTCAGAAGATGCACTATACAATGCCCAGCAGCTTAGTAAGAGCATGATTGATAAAGGCGTGTCTCCTGAAGAGATTGTGGGCTTTCATATTGAAAGTATTAAAAAAGATTTTTTAAACATACAGCCAGAAGTTCTCCAATCCTTCGACTTTCTATTAGAGATTATGATTGGCTATGGCATTCAGTATCGCGAGCATGTCAGCTTAAGAGAAAAGCAAATTCAACTTCAATCTGAGATTGAGATCGCCGCTAAAATGCAACAAACCTTACTTCCTCCTATACCATCATCCATTCCCAGCGATTTAGAGCTAGGGATATGTAGCGTAGCAGCTAAGAGAATGAGTGGTGATTATTACCATGTGTTTGTTGATAATAGTGGGTATCTTTGTCTAGCTGTGGCCGATATTATCGGAAAAGGAATTCCAGCAGCATTATGTATGTCATTAATCAAATATGCGATTGAGAGCTTGGTTGATCACCCATTAGACCCTCATACCCTACTATCAAGCATTAATCGAGTTGTAGAAAAAAATATTGATATTAATATGTTCGTGACCATGGTATACGGAACATACTGCTTTAGTGATCATGTGTTTCGTTACGCATCAGCTGGACACGAGCCAAGCCTATATTATTCTGCTCAAGATGACCAATTTTATGACCTTGAAGCAAAGGGACCTGTACTTGGTTTAACTCATGAAGCTACGTATCAGGAGCAATCCATCGAAGTACAGCCAAACGATATTATTATTCTATTTACGGATGGTTTGACTGAAATTAGAGTCGAAGAAGAACGATTTATTGAAAGAGATGAGATTAAAGAGCTCTTTAACGAGTACAAACATTTACCTGCTCAAGAGATGGCCGATTCTATACACAAGCAGCTTCTTAAGCTGTCCGATTTTGAATTACAGGACGACCAAACCATTGTTGTCATCAAAAGGTCAGCATAG
- a CDS encoding STAS domain-containing protein yields the protein MNLEIKLSTQGNKSIVYLIGEVDVYTAPQLKSQLFPLVEQNEHKIIVDLAQVEFMDSSGLGTIIGALKTAKNHNSEITLQHANERLQRLFSITGLSALVEINGVQEGQS from the coding sequence ATGAATCTTGAAATAAAGCTAAGCACTCAAGGAAATAAATCTATTGTGTATTTAATTGGAGAAGTTGATGTCTATACAGCACCGCAATTGAAAAGTCAGCTCTTCCCACTAGTTGAACAAAATGAGCATAAAATCATTGTCGATTTAGCCCAAGTTGAATTTATGGATAGCTCTGGACTTGGGACGATAATAGGAGCTTTGAAAACAGCTAAAAATCACAATAGTGAAATTACATTACAGCATGCTAATGAAAGACTTCAAAGACTTTTTTCTATTACAGGACTCTCTGCCTTAGTAGAAATAAACGGAGTACAGGAGGGCCAATCATGA
- the rsbW gene encoding anti-sigma B factor RsbW, protein MNQDFVELKIPAKPEYVGVVRLLISGVASRFGFSMDDIEDIKLAVAEACTNATLHAYEGGDGKIIIGCTGYDDRLEIMVMDHGQSFDLEKTRLNLKPIDHTQSIDSITEGGLGLFLIESLMDDVQITGDGGVVISMTKFKRGNEVESDEQSFKTTSSQ, encoded by the coding sequence ATGAATCAGGATTTTGTAGAGCTCAAAATACCTGCTAAGCCGGAATATGTTGGTGTGGTACGCTTGCTCATTTCGGGAGTAGCTAGTCGATTTGGATTTTCTATGGATGACATCGAAGATATCAAGCTTGCTGTAGCTGAAGCTTGTACAAATGCAACTTTGCACGCTTATGAAGGTGGCGACGGGAAAATTATTATCGGGTGTACGGGTTACGACGATCGCCTTGAGATAATGGTTATGGATCATGGACAGAGCTTTGATCTAGAAAAAACTCGTTTAAACCTAAAGCCAATCGACCATACTCAATCCATTGACTCTATCACAGAAGGTGGTTTGGGCTTGTTCCTTATTGAAAGCTTGATGGATGATGTTCAAATTACTGGCGACGGTGGGGTTGTGATATCCATGACCAAATTTAAACGGGGGAACGAGGTGGAGAGTGATGAACAATCATTCAAAACAACCTCATCACAATAA
- the sigB gene encoding RNA polymerase sigma factor SigB: MNNHSKQPHHNKNDVLDWIKEFQTNPSEEIKTKLVLHYESLVQTLARKFSRNQDQYEDLSQVGMIGLLGALARFDTSIGRTFESFAVPTIVGEIKRYLRDKTWSVHVPRRIKELGPKIKRTLEELTNQLQRSPTPDEIAEYLGTTTEEVLETLEMSKSYQALSVDSTIEADQEGGTMTLLDIMGEQDAGFDQINQRLLLDKVFKVLSEREKMILHYTFFKGLSQQETGDQLDISQMHVSRLQRKALQKLKAALKAENSELIL, encoded by the coding sequence ATGAACAATCATTCAAAACAACCTCATCACAATAAAAACGATGTGCTAGATTGGATCAAAGAATTCCAAACAAATCCCTCTGAAGAAATCAAAACAAAATTGGTTCTTCATTATGAAAGCTTGGTTCAAACCCTAGCACGTAAATTTTCTCGTAATCAAGATCAATATGAGGACTTATCTCAGGTTGGAATGATTGGTCTACTTGGAGCCTTAGCACGCTTCGACACGTCAATCGGTAGAACGTTTGAGAGCTTTGCGGTACCAACCATTGTAGGGGAAATCAAACGATATTTGCGTGACAAAACATGGAGTGTTCATGTTCCTCGCAGGATTAAAGAGCTGGGGCCGAAAATAAAGCGAACCTTAGAAGAGCTTACAAATCAGCTTCAACGCTCTCCAACACCTGATGAGATAGCCGAGTATCTTGGAACCACTACAGAGGAAGTTTTAGAGACACTTGAGATGAGTAAAAGCTATCAGGCGCTGTCTGTAGATTCAACGATAGAAGCAGATCAAGAAGGGGGCACAATGACACTTCTTGATATTATGGGTGAACAGGATGCAGGCTTTGATCAAATCAATCAAAGGCTACTATTAGATAAGGTATTCAAGGTTCTGTCCGAAAGAGAAAAAATGATACTTCATTACACATTCTTCAAAGGCTTAAGTCAACAGGAAACCGGTGATCAGCTGGATATTTCTCAAATGCACGTATCTAGACTGCAAAGGAAGGCTCTACAGAAGCTAAAAGCAGCATTGAAGGCAGAAAATTCGGAGCTGATATTATAG